The Bradyrhizobium sp. WSM471 genome includes the window TTCGTCACCGAGAACACGCCGGTCTTGGTGATGTAGAAGATGCGATGGCCGTCGACGCGCGCCGGCCGCACCTCGAGCGTGGTCAGCAAATTGTCATAGAACGCCTTGGCCTTGTCGAGGTCGTTGGTGCCGATCATCACGTGTGAAAACATTTTGCCGTTCCCTCATCTTGTAGCCCGGATGGAGCGAAGCGAAATCCGGGTCTTGTTTGCCTTTTTGGCGGTCCCGGATTGCGCTGCGCTCCATCCGGGCTACGAGAATCAAAACGCCGTATAGCCGCCGTCGATCACGAACGTATCCGCGGTGTGATACGACGAGGCCTTGCTCATCAGATACACCGCGATGCCGCCGAAATCACTGGGCTCGCCGAAGCGGCGCACCGGAATACGCGGCATCACGTTGGCCACGAACTTCTCGTTGGCCATCAGGCCCGAGGTCATGTCGCTCTTGATCCAGCCGGGCAGGATCGCATTCGCGGTCACGCCGTGGCGCGCCAGCTCGACGCCGAGCGCGCGGACCAGCGCGTTGATCGCGGCCTTGGTCGCCGCGTAGTGCTCGTTGCGGGCGGTACCGAAGATCGAAGCGAGGCTCGAGGTCGCCACCAGCCGACCGAAGGGATCGCCCGCCTCGGCGCGCGCGGTCATGTGTTTTGCGGCAGCCTGGAACGCGTGGAACACGCCGTCGAGATTGGTCGCAAACATCGTGCGCCATTCTTCCTCGGTGCGCTCGATGAAGGACCGCCGGCCGCCGCCGCCGATGCCGGCATTGGCAAAGCAGCCGTCGACGCGGCCAAATGTGTCGAGCGTGGCCTTCATCGCGGCATTGACCGAGGCCGGGTCGGTGACGTCGCAGACCCGCGCGTCGACCTTGCCGGATAGCCCCGCCAGGCTCGCGGCAGCGCTGCTGTTCTTGTCAGGATTGCGGCCCCAGATCGAGACATTGCAGCCCTGGCCGGCGAGCGCCTGCGCGATGCCTAGCCCGATGCCGCCATTGCCGCCGGTGATCACGGCGACCCGGCCTGAAAGGTCGAAAAGGTTCATGGCGCGTTTCCTGTTTTTGCTTGGGTCGCGCATCAGCCGCTGCGCGCAAGATTGCTTGCTATGCTCCGATCACCATGGACAAGACCGCGCCAAAAATCAAATATGCGCCCCAGCAAAAGCAATTCCGGTCTGCGAAACTGGCGCAGGCCGCAACTCACGAGGAAACTATGCAGTTCAAACATGTCACGCTCGATCTCGATGGTTCGGTCGCGATCCTCAAGCTCGACCATCAGGAGGTGATGAACGCGGTCTCCGTGGACATGCTGGGCGGTCTCGCGGAAGCGCTCGACGCGATCGAGGAAAAGAAGGGCGAGGTGCGCTGCGTCGTGCTGACGGGCGCGGGGCGGGCGTTCTGCACCGGGGCGAATCTCCAGGGCCGCAACAACCAGTCGAAGAAGACCAAGGCCGGCCTGACGCTCGAGACCGGCTTCCATCCGTTTCTACGCCGCATCCGCAATCTGCATTGTCCGATCGTGACCGCGGTCAACGGCCCGGCGGCCGGCGCCGGCATGAGCTTCGCGCTGCTCGGCGACATGATCCTCTGCGCGCGCTCGTCCTATTTCCTGCAAGCCTTCCGCCGTATCGGCCTCGTGCCGGATTGCGGCTCGACCTGGCTCTTGCCGCGGCTGATCGGCAAGGCACGCTCGATCGAGTTGTCGCTGATGGGCGAGCGGCTCCCGGCCGAAAAGGCGCTGGAATGGGGCCTCATCAACCGCGTCTATGATGACGGCGTGCTGATGGAGGAGGCGATGAAGCTCGCGCGCGACCTCGCCAGCGGCCCGACGGTCGCGCTGTCGCTGATCCGCAAGCTCTATTGGGACAGCCCGGAAAATTCCTTCGAGGATCAGCTCAATCTCGAATTCCAGTGCCAGCTCCGCGCCGGCGACACGGATGATTTCCGCGAAGGTGTTGGCGCCTTCCTGGAGAAGCGTCCGGCGCAGTTCAAGGGCAAATGATCGAGGCGGAGCTTTCCCGCAGCGTTGCGCGCTGGTGCGAGGGGGCGACCGGCGTGACCGGCGCGGCCAAGCTGTCCGGCGGGGCCAGCCAGGAGACCTGGCGCTTCGACATCGCCCATCCCGATGGCGCGTTTGGCGCGATCCTGCGCCGCTCTCCGAAGGGGTATGGCGCGGCGCCGACGCGCGCGGCAGGTCTCGGCGCGGAAGCGCAGCTGATGCAGCTTGCCTATGAGGCCGGCGTACCGTCGCCACGCGTGATGCATGTGCTGACGCCGGACGACGATCTCGGCACCGGCTTCATCATGCAGCGGGTCGAGGGCGAGACCATCGCGCGCAAGATCCTGCGCGACGACGAGTTCGCGGCGGCGCGGCCGCTTCTCGCACGGCAGATCGGCGGCGTGCTCGCGAAGCTGCACGGGCTGCCGCGGGACAAATTGCCCGAGCTGCGCAGCCGGTCCGCGACGGAGGAGATCGCCGAGTTCGAACGCGACTATCGCAGCCTGGACTGGCCCAAGCCCGTGTTCGAGCTGGCGCTGCGCTGGCTACGCGACCTCGATCCGGGCCCTTCGGCCGAGACGACGCTGGTGCATGGCGATTTCCGCAACGGCAATCTCATCATCGGTGCCGACGGCATCCGCGCCGTGCTGGACTGGGAGCTCGCTCATCTCGGCGACCCCATGGAGGATCTCGGCTGGGTCTGCGTCAACTCCTGGCGCTTTGGCGAGATCGACAAGCCGGTCGGCGGGTTTGGCTCGCGCGAGGAGCTGTTCGCCGGCTATCAGGCCGCGGGACGCAAGGTCGATCCATCGCGTGTCAAATTCTGGGAAGTGATGGGCACGCTGCGCTGGGGTATCATGTGCGGCGGCATGATGCAGCGGTTTCGCGAGGGCCCGGACCATTCGATGGAACGCGCCATGATCGGCCGTCGCGCTTCCGAGACCGAGATTGATCTGTTGCGGCTGCTGGCGCCGCGCGGGAGCTGACGCATGCAGGACGAGCCGACCCCGATCGAGCTGACCAAATCGGTCTCCGATTTCCTCCGCAACGACATCGCGCCGCTGATCTCCGGCCACCAGGCCTTCAAGCTGCGCGTCGCCATCAACATCCTCGATCTCGTGACACGGCAGTTGACGCGGGAAGAGGGGAGCGATGCTGCGGAGGTGGAGCGGCTGCGTGCGCTGCTCGGCATGGAGGGCTCGGTGACCCAGTTGAACCGCCTGCTGGCCGAGCGCATCGCCAAGGGCGAGGTCGATCTCGAAACCCCAGGCCTCGCCGAGCATCTCTGGGCGACCACAATGGACAAACTCGCAGTCGACCAGCCGAATTATGCATCGTACAAGCGCGAGTTGGGGCGGTAGGCAGCTTTGTAGCCCGGATGGAGCGAAGCGCAATCCGGGACGGTCGCGCGACGATGCATCTGCCCCGGATTACGCTTCGCTCCATCCGGGCTACACGTCAGTCCCTCGCAACTGTCATTGCGAGGAGCCCTTGCGAAGAAGCAATGACGAGGGGAGAGTCTACTTGCCAACCCATTTCGGCGGCCGCTTCTCCGAGAACGCCTTCGGTCCCTCGATGTAGTCCTGCGAGGCCACCATCGCCTTCACGGCCGGATACTCGCGCTGTTCCTCGATCGCCTGCTCCAGCGACACGCCGAGGCCCTTCTGGATCGCCTGCTTCGAGGCGCGGATCGACATCGGCGAATTCTTGGTGATCATCTCGGCCCAGCGCAGCGCGGCCGTGAGCGCCTCGCCCTGCGGCACCACCTCGTTGACGAAGCCGAGTTCGAGTCCCTCCTTGGCGCCGACATGGCGCGCGGTGAGGATCATGCCCATGGCGCGCTTCAGCCCGATCTGGCGCGGCAGCCGGTGCAGGCCGCCGGCGAGTGCGGCCAGCCCCACGCGCGGCTCGGGCAGGGCGAAGGTCGCGTTCTCCGAGGCGATGATGAGGTCGCAGGCCAGCGCGATCTCGAAGCCGCCGCCCATGGCAACGCCATTGACCGCGGCGATGATCGGCTTGTCGCAGTCGAAGCGCGCGGTGAGGCCGGCGAAGCCGCCCTTGTCCCAGCCACGCTTGCCGCCGGCGGCCTGCCACTTCAGATCGTTGCCGGCGCAGAACGCCTTGTCGCCGGCGCCGGTGACGATCGCAACCCATTGCTCGGGATCGGCGGAGAAATCGTCGAACACCTTTTGCAGCTCGAAATGCGCGTCCGTGTGCAGCGCGTTGTAGACCTCGGGCCGCGACAGCGTGACGATCGTGATCGGCCCCTTGCGTTCCACCTTGGAAAATTTCAGCTCCATCGCGCGCTCCCGCATTTTCTCGTGAAGGAATATTGCGGCTATACTAGCGCGCAGGCGCGTTTCAGCACCATCGAATTGCGCGGGCGCGCCTTGCGCGTCTCACACGCCTCGCATTGCTTGACTTGGCGGCGCTCTTCTCACCTTAATCGTGCGAAGCAAAGCTGCGCCCAGCGCCTTAACGCAAAACGAAAAATCATCCGGGAGAGACTCGTGGATTTCTCATTGCCTGCCGATCTCGTCGCCTATCTCGCACAGCTCGACCGTTTCATCGAACGCGAGATCAAGCCGCTGGAGGCGGCCGACGACAACATCCGCTTCTTCGATCACCGCCGCGAATGGGCGCGCACCGATTTCGAGAATGGCGGCCTGCCGCGTCACGAATGGGAAGCGCTGCTGCGCAAGGCCAAGGATCTCGCAGACGCGGCCGGCCATTTGCGGTTTGCGGTGCCGAAGCAATATGGCGG containing:
- a CDS encoding SDR family NAD(P)-dependent oxidoreductase, with product MNLFDLSGRVAVITGGNGGIGLGIAQALAGQGCNVSIWGRNPDKNSSAAASLAGLSGKVDARVCDVTDPASVNAAMKATLDTFGRVDGCFANAGIGGGGRRSFIERTEEEWRTMFATNLDGVFHAFQAAAKHMTARAEAGDPFGRLVATSSLASIFGTARNEHYAATKAAINALVRALGVELARHGVTANAILPGWIKSDMTSGLMANEKFVANVMPRIPVRRFGEPSDFGGIAVYLMSKASSYHTADTFVIDGGYTAF
- a CDS encoding enoyl-CoA hydratase/isomerase, giving the protein MQFKHVTLDLDGSVAILKLDHQEVMNAVSVDMLGGLAEALDAIEEKKGEVRCVVLTGAGRAFCTGANLQGRNNQSKKTKAGLTLETGFHPFLRRIRNLHCPIVTAVNGPAAGAGMSFALLGDMILCARSSYFLQAFRRIGLVPDCGSTWLLPRLIGKARSIELSLMGERLPAEKALEWGLINRVYDDGVLMEEAMKLARDLASGPTVALSLIRKLYWDSPENSFEDQLNLEFQCQLRAGDTDDFREGVGAFLEKRPAQFKGK
- a CDS encoding phosphotransferase family protein — translated: MIEAELSRSVARWCEGATGVTGAAKLSGGASQETWRFDIAHPDGAFGAILRRSPKGYGAAPTRAAGLGAEAQLMQLAYEAGVPSPRVMHVLTPDDDLGTGFIMQRVEGETIARKILRDDEFAAARPLLARQIGGVLAKLHGLPRDKLPELRSRSATEEIAEFERDYRSLDWPKPVFELALRWLRDLDPGPSAETTLVHGDFRNGNLIIGADGIRAVLDWELAHLGDPMEDLGWVCVNSWRFGEIDKPVGGFGSREELFAGYQAAGRKVDPSRVKFWEVMGTLRWGIMCGGMMQRFREGPDHSMERAMIGRRASETEIDLLRLLAPRGS
- a CDS encoding DUF6285 domain-containing protein, giving the protein MQDEPTPIELTKSVSDFLRNDIAPLISGHQAFKLRVAINILDLVTRQLTREEGSDAAEVERLRALLGMEGSVTQLNRLLAERIAKGEVDLETPGLAEHLWATTMDKLAVDQPNYASYKRELGR
- a CDS encoding enoyl-CoA hydratase-related protein, whose product is MELKFSKVERKGPITIVTLSRPEVYNALHTDAHFELQKVFDDFSADPEQWVAIVTGAGDKAFCAGNDLKWQAAGGKRGWDKGGFAGLTARFDCDKPIIAAVNGVAMGGGFEIALACDLIIASENATFALPEPRVGLAALAGGLHRLPRQIGLKRAMGMILTARHVGAKEGLELGFVNEVVPQGEALTAALRWAEMITKNSPMSIRASKQAIQKGLGVSLEQAIEEQREYPAVKAMVASQDYIEGPKAFSEKRPPKWVGK